The Humulus lupulus chromosome 4, drHumLupu1.1, whole genome shotgun sequence genome has a window encoding:
- the LOC133832887 gene encoding uncharacterized protein LOC133832887: MDRQQRDATAALEATIQLGRGQAASASQPEQSPNAPPQQAPNPSPLLQLVNPQRPKQPPYVQQDIPIQDPEQQPPPRTGRDNPQYQRKNKAEQPPRSLRHPMADEQNPPSRGQHPSANIRLEDAIANEGKSHAKDKGPKEYLAKAANGSDKPNDNGNGKNGGKRASNEPSTSENKRSKVNSPHLPGDSGKARERYARTLRHDQDIEMLNVDERMPKNARTEDELITFSEFDAQHVQFPNSDP; this comes from the exons ATGGACCGCcagcagagagatgccactgctGCCCTAGAAGCAACCATTCAGTTGGGTCGGGGGCAAGCTGCATCGGCTTCTCAACCAGAACAGTCACCAAACGCACCACCACAACAGGCCCCAAACCCAAGTCCTCTGCTTCAACTGGTGAACCCTCAGAGGCCTAAGCAACCACCTTATGTTCAACAGGATATCCCTATTCAGGATCCTGAACAACAGCCACCTCCTCGCACTGGTCGGGATAATCCCCAGTATCAAAGGAAAAATAAGGCCgagcagcctccccgaagccttAGACACCCTATGGCTGATGAAcaaaatccaccgagcagggggcaacatcCTTCTGCAAACATAAG GCTTGAGGATGcaattgccaacgaggggaaatcgcatgcaaaagacaagggaccaaaagaaTATCTCGCTAAAGCtgccaacgggtcggataaacccaatgacAACGGGAACGGTAAAAACGGTGGAAAAAGAGCGAGCAATGAGCCATCAACATCTGAAAATAAACGCTCTAAAGTCAACAG CCCACACCTtccaggagatagtgggaaggcaagggagcggtaTGCTCGAACTTTACGCCATGATCAGGACATCGAGATGCTGAATGTGGATGAACGGATGCCCAAGAACGCCCGAACAGAGGACGAACTGATAACTTTCTCCGAgtttgacgctcagcatgtccaaTTTCCTAACTCAGACCCCTag